One window from the genome of Candidatus Methylomirabilota bacterium encodes:
- a CDS encoding cold-shock protein, translating into MAQGTVKWFNDAKGYGFIQVEGGEDVFVHYSAIQAQGFKSLSEGDKVEFEVTKGPKGLQASNVRKV; encoded by the coding sequence ATGGCACAAGGCACGGTGAAGTGGTTCAACGACGCGAAGGGTTACGGCTTCATCCAGGTCGAGGGCGGCGAGGACGTCTTCGTCCACTACAGCGCCATCCAGGCTCAAGGTTTCAAGAGCCTGAGTGAGGGCGACAAGGTGGAGTTCGAGGTGACCAAGGGACCCAAGGGGCTGCAAGCGTCCAACGTCCGCAAGGTCTGA